A single genomic interval of Spinacia oleracea cultivar Varoflay chromosome 6, BTI_SOV_V1, whole genome shotgun sequence harbors:
- the LOC110795221 gene encoding cytochrome P450 71AU50-like isoform X1: MSQEATSLWSWWWSTSDQADETYRNILTTIVLLLVIFWFIFSIRRQNEKKLPLPPRPRGLPLVGYLPFLGSNLHQSFKELASIYGPIFKVQLGIKEYIVVTSPSLVKEVVRDQDITFANRGDPTVAARSVLFGTMDIGFSDYGFEWRKMRKIFVSQMMSHASLDATYHLRKLQVKKMMYETCEKAGQLVDIGELTFFTIVSSVLSMIWGDTLKGDKSSIINAEFRAVIAENVELLGAPNISDLFPLLAWFDLQGIERKMKMISLRCENILDAAICHYNTAETNEPKDFLGHLLQLTKLEDPATSLTLPQVKAILLDTVVGATDTTAAMVEWAMAEMLQHQQVLRKVQEELTEVVGLNSTVEEEHFPKLKYLNAVVKETLRLHPSLPMLIPHCPSKDSSIGGYAVPKGARIFLNVYAIQRDPQFWEDPLMFQPERFLSTSSESVHYLGNHFQFLPFGSGRRICPGISLAERMSVLVLASLLHSFEWKLPNYTVEVDFSEKFGIVVKKSEPLIAVPSPRLSFELYSYKGSHQSGEVN, encoded by the exons ATGTCACAGGAAGCAACCAGTTTGTGGTCATGGTGGTGGAGCACCAGCGATCAAGCGGATGAAACTTACCGAAATATTTTGACCACCATAGTCCTTTTGTTGGTTATTTTTTGGTTCATTTTCTCCATCAGGAGGCAGAATGAGAAGAAACTTCCTTTGCCTCCTAGACCGCGTGGCTTGCCTTTAGTTGGCTATTTGCCCTTTCTGGGCTCTAATCTCCACCAAAGCTTCAAAGAGTTAGCCAGTATATATGGTCCGATCTTTAAAGTTCAGCTTGGAATTAAAGAATATATTGTGGTCACTTCACCCTCTCTAGTTAAAGAGGTGGTAAGGGACCAAGATATCACTTTTGCTAACCGGGGTGATCCTACTGTTGCTGCAAGGAGCGTTTTGTTTGGGACAATGGATATTGGGTTCTCCGATTATGGTTTTGAATGGCGGAAGATGAGGAAGATTTTCGTCAGTCAAATGATGAGTCACGCTAGCCTTGATGCTACCTATCATCTCAGGAAACTGCAGGTAAAAAAAATGATGTATGAGACTTGTGAAAAAGCTGGTCAGCTGGTTGATATAGGTGAATTAACTTTTTTTACCATTGTCAGTTCAGTATTGAGCATGATATGGGGGGATACGTTGAAAGGAGATAAGAGTTCTATAATTAATGCAGAATTTCGTGCTGTCATAGCTGAAAATGTGGAACTCTTAGGGGCACCAAATATTTCAGACCTTTTTCCTTTGCTTGCTTGGTTCGATTTACAGGGGATAGAGCGTAAAATGAAGATGATCTCTCTCCGCTGTGAAAATATCCTTGATGCAGCCATATGTCATTACAACACTGCAGAAACTAATGAGCCGAAGGATTTTCTGGGGCACCTCTTGCAGCTTACCAAACTTGAAGATCCTGCAACTTCGTTAACCTTGCCACAAGTTAAAGCCATACTCTTG GACACTGTGGTTGGGGCAACAGATACAACAGCTGCTATGGTTGAATGGGCTATGGCAGAGATGCTGCAGCATCAACAAGTACTGAGGAAAGTCCAAGAAGAATTAACTGAGGTAGTAGGGTTGAATAGTACAGTTGAAGAAGAACATTTTCCCAAGTTGAAGTATCTGAATGCAGTTGTGAAGGAGACACTTCGTTTGCACCCATCTCTGCCTATGCTCATTCCCCATTGTCCGAGCAAGGATTCTAGTATAGGGGGATACGCGGTGCCAAAGGGTGCTCGTATTTTCCTGAATGTATATGCTATTCAGAGAGACCCGCAGTTTTGGGAAGATCCATTGATGTTTCAACCTGAACGGTTTTTAAGCACATCTTCTGAAAGTGTGCACTACTTGGGCAACCACTTTCAGTTTCTTCCTTTTGGGTCTGGGAGGAGAATATGTCCTGGTATTTCACTAGCAGAGAGGATGTCAGTCCTTGTGTTAGCTTCCCTACTGCATTCTTTCGAATGGAAGTTACCAAATTACACAGTTGAGGTTGATTTCTCTGAGAAATTTGGAATTGTTGTGAAAAAATCAGAACCTCTGATTGCTGTTCCAAGTCCAAGACTCAGCTTTGAGCTTTATTCATACAAAG GAAGCCACCAGTCTGGTGAAGTGAACTGA
- the LOC110795221 gene encoding flavonoid 3',5'-hydroxylase-like isoform X2, with the protein MLPIISGNCSSVLSMIWGDTLKGDKSSIINAEFRAVIAENVELLGAPNISDLFPLLAWFDLQGIERKMKMISLRCENILDAAICHYNTAETNEPKDFLGHLLQLTKLEDPATSLTLPQVKAILLDTVVGATDTTAAMVEWAMAEMLQHQQVLRKVQEELTEVVGLNSTVEEEHFPKLKYLNAVVKETLRLHPSLPMLIPHCPSKDSSIGGYAVPKGARIFLNVYAIQRDPQFWEDPLMFQPERFLSTSSESVHYLGNHFQFLPFGSGRRICPGISLAERMSVLVLASLLHSFEWKLPNYTVEVDFSEKFGIVVKKSEPLIAVPSPRLSFELYSYKGSHQSGEVN; encoded by the exons ATGCTACCTATCATCTCAGGAAACTGCAG TTCAGTATTGAGCATGATATGGGGGGATACGTTGAAAGGAGATAAGAGTTCTATAATTAATGCAGAATTTCGTGCTGTCATAGCTGAAAATGTGGAACTCTTAGGGGCACCAAATATTTCAGACCTTTTTCCTTTGCTTGCTTGGTTCGATTTACAGGGGATAGAGCGTAAAATGAAGATGATCTCTCTCCGCTGTGAAAATATCCTTGATGCAGCCATATGTCATTACAACACTGCAGAAACTAATGAGCCGAAGGATTTTCTGGGGCACCTCTTGCAGCTTACCAAACTTGAAGATCCTGCAACTTCGTTAACCTTGCCACAAGTTAAAGCCATACTCTTG GACACTGTGGTTGGGGCAACAGATACAACAGCTGCTATGGTTGAATGGGCTATGGCAGAGATGCTGCAGCATCAACAAGTACTGAGGAAAGTCCAAGAAGAATTAACTGAGGTAGTAGGGTTGAATAGTACAGTTGAAGAAGAACATTTTCCCAAGTTGAAGTATCTGAATGCAGTTGTGAAGGAGACACTTCGTTTGCACCCATCTCTGCCTATGCTCATTCCCCATTGTCCGAGCAAGGATTCTAGTATAGGGGGATACGCGGTGCCAAAGGGTGCTCGTATTTTCCTGAATGTATATGCTATTCAGAGAGACCCGCAGTTTTGGGAAGATCCATTGATGTTTCAACCTGAACGGTTTTTAAGCACATCTTCTGAAAGTGTGCACTACTTGGGCAACCACTTTCAGTTTCTTCCTTTTGGGTCTGGGAGGAGAATATGTCCTGGTATTTCACTAGCAGAGAGGATGTCAGTCCTTGTGTTAGCTTCCCTACTGCATTCTTTCGAATGGAAGTTACCAAATTACACAGTTGAGGTTGATTTCTCTGAGAAATTTGGAATTGTTGTGAAAAAATCAGAACCTCTGATTGCTGTTCCAAGTCCAAGACTCAGCTTTGAGCTTTATTCATACAAAG GAAGCCACCAGTCTGGTGAAGTGAACTGA
- the LOC110795221 gene encoding flavonoid 3',5'-hydroxylase-like isoform X3 produces the protein MIWGDTLKGDKSSIINAEFRAVIAENVELLGAPNISDLFPLLAWFDLQGIERKMKMISLRCENILDAAICHYNTAETNEPKDFLGHLLQLTKLEDPATSLTLPQVKAILLDTVVGATDTTAAMVEWAMAEMLQHQQVLRKVQEELTEVVGLNSTVEEEHFPKLKYLNAVVKETLRLHPSLPMLIPHCPSKDSSIGGYAVPKGARIFLNVYAIQRDPQFWEDPLMFQPERFLSTSSESVHYLGNHFQFLPFGSGRRICPGISLAERMSVLVLASLLHSFEWKLPNYTVEVDFSEKFGIVVKKSEPLIAVPSPRLSFELYSYKGSHQSGEVN, from the exons ATGATATGGGGGGATACGTTGAAAGGAGATAAGAGTTCTATAATTAATGCAGAATTTCGTGCTGTCATAGCTGAAAATGTGGAACTCTTAGGGGCACCAAATATTTCAGACCTTTTTCCTTTGCTTGCTTGGTTCGATTTACAGGGGATAGAGCGTAAAATGAAGATGATCTCTCTCCGCTGTGAAAATATCCTTGATGCAGCCATATGTCATTACAACACTGCAGAAACTAATGAGCCGAAGGATTTTCTGGGGCACCTCTTGCAGCTTACCAAACTTGAAGATCCTGCAACTTCGTTAACCTTGCCACAAGTTAAAGCCATACTCTTG GACACTGTGGTTGGGGCAACAGATACAACAGCTGCTATGGTTGAATGGGCTATGGCAGAGATGCTGCAGCATCAACAAGTACTGAGGAAAGTCCAAGAAGAATTAACTGAGGTAGTAGGGTTGAATAGTACAGTTGAAGAAGAACATTTTCCCAAGTTGAAGTATCTGAATGCAGTTGTGAAGGAGACACTTCGTTTGCACCCATCTCTGCCTATGCTCATTCCCCATTGTCCGAGCAAGGATTCTAGTATAGGGGGATACGCGGTGCCAAAGGGTGCTCGTATTTTCCTGAATGTATATGCTATTCAGAGAGACCCGCAGTTTTGGGAAGATCCATTGATGTTTCAACCTGAACGGTTTTTAAGCACATCTTCTGAAAGTGTGCACTACTTGGGCAACCACTTTCAGTTTCTTCCTTTTGGGTCTGGGAGGAGAATATGTCCTGGTATTTCACTAGCAGAGAGGATGTCAGTCCTTGTGTTAGCTTCCCTACTGCATTCTTTCGAATGGAAGTTACCAAATTACACAGTTGAGGTTGATTTCTCTGAGAAATTTGGAATTGTTGTGAAAAAATCAGAACCTCTGATTGCTGTTCCAAGTCCAAGACTCAGCTTTGAGCTTTATTCATACAAAG GAAGCCACCAGTCTGGTGAAGTGAACTGA
- the LOC110795222 gene encoding flavonoid 3'-monooxygenase CYP75B137-like, protein MLPEATSAWSWWWSTSNKADETSRNILTALVPLFIIFWFIFSVKKQNKEIPPLPPGPRGLPLVGYLPFLGSNLHHSFKELASLYGPIFKLRLGSKDCIVVSSPSLVKEVVRDQDVVFANRVPLIAAKILLFGTLDIAFSNYGPEWRKMRKIFVSEMLSNARIEDSYDIRKQQVNKMMNETYKKAGQVVDIGELAFVSLVSSVMNMIWGDTLKGDEGSVINSEFRAVVDEQLELLGAPNISDFFPLLAMFDLQGIERRMKIISKRCEVILDKAIKHHSIGENTQLKDFLGHLLQLTKCEDPTTSLTLPQVKAMLMDVVTGGTDTTVALAEWAMSEILQHPNVLRKVQEELTEIVGLNNTVEEAHFPKLKYLNAVVKETLRLHPPIALLVPHCPSERSIVGGYTIPKGARVFLNVYTIQRDPQLWEDPLLFQPDRFLSGSSVDKMDYLGNHFQFLPFGSGRRICPGIPLAERMSVFVLASLLHGFHWKLPNGEVEVDLSEKFGIVVKKAKPLLAVPSPRLSSLELYSYKD, encoded by the exons ATGTTGCCTGAAGCAACCAGTGCGTGGTCATGGTGGTGGAGTACCAGCAATAAAGCAGATGAAACTTCCCGAAATATCTTGACCGCTTTGGTCCCCTTGTTCATTATTTTTTGGTTCATTTTCTCTGTCAAAAAGCAAAACAAGGAGATACCTCCTTTGCCTCCTGGTCCGCGTGGCCTGCCTTTAGTAGGATATCTTCCTTTTCTGGGTTCTAATCTCCATCACAGCTTCAAAGAATTGGCCAGTTTATATGGCCCAATCTTCAAGCTCCGGCTTGGAAGCAAAGACTGCATTGTGGTCTCCTCTCCATCTCTAGTCAAGGAGGTGGTTAGGGACCAAGATGTTGTGTTTGCTAACCGAGTACCCCTTATTGCTGCAAAAATTCTTTTGTTTGGGACCTTGGATATTGCCTTCTCCAATTATGGCCCTGAATggagaaaaatgagaaaaatattTGTTAGTGAGATGCTTAGTAATGCTAGGATCGAAGACAGTTATGATATCAGGAAACAGCAGGTCAACAAAATGATGAATGAAACCTATAAAAAAGCTGGTCAGGTGGTTGATATAGGTGAATTAGCTTTTGTATCCCTTGTTAGCTCTGTAATGAACATGATATGGGGGGATACATTGAAAGGGGATGAGGGTTCTGTCATTAATTCTGAGTTTCGAGCTGTTGTAGATGAACAACTAGAGCTTCTAGGGGCACCAAATATTTCGGACTTCTTTCCTTTGCTTGCTATGTTTGATTTACAGGGAATAGAGCGCAGAATGAAGATCATATCAAAACGATGTGAAGTGATCCTTGATAAAGCTATTAAGCATCATAGTATTGGAGAAAATACTCAGCTGAAGGATTTCCTTGGGCATCTCTTGCAGCTTACTAAATGTGAAGATCCTACAACATCACTAACCTTGCCTCAAGTCAAAGCCATGCTCATG GACGTGGTGACTGGGGGAACAGATACAACAGTTGCACTAGCTGAGTGGGCTATGTCAGAGATACTGCAACACCCAAATGTACTGAGGAAAGTCCAAGAAGAACTTACTGAGATTGTGGGATTAAACAATACAGTTGAAGAGGCTCATTTTCCCAAGTTAAAGTATCTGAATGCAGTTGTGAAGGAAACACTTCGTCTGCACCCACCTATTGCTCTTCTCGTTCCCCATTGTCCAAGCGAGCGTTCTATTGTTGGAGGATATACCATACCAAAGGGAGCTCGTGTCTTCCTTAATGTATACACTATTCAGAGGGACCCTCAACTCTGGGAAGATCCCTTACTGTTTCAACCTGATCGGTTTTTGAGCGGGTCTTCTGTTGATAAAATGGACTACTTAGGCAACCACTTCCAGTTTCTGCCATTCGGGTCTGGGAGGAGAATCTGTCCAGGTATTCCACTTGCAGAGAGGATGTCAGTGTTTGTGTTGGCTTCACTACTGCATGGTTTCCATTGGAAATTACCGAATGGCGAAGTGGAGGTTGATTTGTCAGAGAAATTTGGAATTGTTGTGAAAAAAGCAAAACCTTTGTTGGCTGTACCAAGTCCCAGGCTCTCCAGCTTGGAGCTTTATTCTTACAAAGATTAG